The sequence below is a genomic window from Pyrobaculum sp. 3827-6.
TGGTCCGCCTTCCTCATCACCCTTCTGCTAACCGCCGCGGGGCACCCGCCAATAAGGCCGGAGGCGGTGGCCCAGGCGGTGAACGAAACCTCGTCGCTACCCTACGAGCAGAGGTTTGCCCAAGCCGCGGCGGACTTCGCCATAGTCGCCGCCTTGTCCTACCCCGCGCTTCTATACGCCGCCTCTGTATACGGCGCGGCGACAGCCGCGGCGGCCGCCGCCCTCGGAGCCGCGCAGGCGCTTCTCTACGCCGCGGTCTACCACGTGGCGCTCCTCTTCATGGAGGAGGCGGCTAGGTGGCACCCGCTGGCGCAGAAGCTAGGAAAGAGGAGGAGGGTGGAGTGGGGCCGGTATATACTGTGGGTAGCCGCCTCGATTTCCCTCGCCGGGGTCCTGTCTCTCTAGGCCTGTTGCGCGGCTAGGTACTGCTCGACGATATCGTAGCCGTAAATCGCTTTGAACATCTCCCTGCCGCGCGGCGTCATCTGCGTCGGGTCCCAGGGCCTTTCGAAATCAATCTCCACCTCCACGTCCTGGGCCTCGGGCACCGCCGACTGAATCACGTAGCCTACCTCCTGCGCCAGGTTGCCAGCTACGGGGCAACCCACGGCGGTCAGAGTCATGACCACCTTCAAGACGCCGTTCTCCAGCACCACCTTCCTAATCAGCCCCAGGTCGTAGACGTTTATCGGGATCTCCGGATCAAAAACCTCTCGAAGTATCTCCACCACCTTCTTGGCCCTGTCTGGCGGGAGGTTCGTCTCGAATACTATCTTCTCGTCTTCCATGGCTGTAATATCGATTTGATGTTAAATACGTTAAAGGGATCTGGCTGATTAGCTTTAATAAACAGAACGTAGAGACGGGCGTGGAGGTGATTGATGTAAGCGGACAGCAGTGCCCCGACCCCCTTAAGACCGTCGCGTCTGCGCTGGCCAACGCCCCGGCGGGGGCCAGGTACAGGATAGTGACTGACGACTACGTGTGCTACATGATGCTCAGGAGGCTCATGGCTCTCAACGACGTGAAAATTCTAGAAGCCGAGGAGGGCGGGCCCTACGTGCTGGTAGTAGAGAAGTAGCTAGACCAGGGGTATCCCCGCCTCCCTCGCCTTTTCTAAAAACTCCTCAACCCCGAGCCCGGCCAGCCTCGCCGCGGTTCTGAAGTCCCCCGTCTCCACGTAGTAGACAAGGGCGTGCCTCAGCCTCGGCGGCAGTTTGTTTATGAAGCCCCAGTTGGCCTCCCTCCTCCTAATCTCCCTGGCCTCCTCTATAAACGCCAGCCAGAACTCCCTCTCCACGCTACTCAACGCCCAGCCTTCTTAAATCTCTTTTGGCAAAGCGGTGGCCCGTCTCCGCTTGATACCTCTCTATCTCTTCCCTTAGGCTAATTACGCCGCGTTGCGCGAGGGCGTGGAGCACGTCTACGGCGCGCATCACCCTAACGCCGCTAAGCTCTTGAATAAAGCTGGGGGCCATCGCGGCCCCTCCATTTTCCGTAAGCACCGTGTATCCAAACCTAGCCCCCGCCGCCAGGCAGACGGCCTCCGGCAAGTCCACGCCTCTCATAGGGAGGGCGCGGGACAGCGATACGACACGCCTAGCGTACGTAACCAAGTCTTCTGTTTCTGTGAAAAGCGCCATTTTGCCCGAGGCGAGGCCCTCTGTAATCCACGCCAGCGTGTTCTCGCTGAAAACCTCGGCGAGTACAGACTCAGGAATGTTTACCACCGTAAAGAGGGTGTACAGAAGATTGCGCCTGCTGTAACGCGCCCAGTCTATTAGGAGGGGGCATCGGCTATCGCCTCCATTACACAGTAGGTATCTTGGCCCTCCTCCTCAGCTCGTCGAATTGCTCCACCCTCATGCCGGCTATCCGCGACGCCACGTATATATCGCCAGTCTCGACGTAGTAGATAAGGGCGTATTTAAGCTTAGGCGGCTGCCTATTTATAAAATCCCAGTCTGCCTCCCTCCTCCTAATCTCCCGGGCCTCCTTGAGGAGCTCCAGCCACTCGGCCACGTACCCCCCGGGGGCGTAGTGTTATAAACCTTTGCCCACGCTCCAGACATGTACGGGGGGAAGTTCTACCGCCTCCTCCACCCAAGGCCCACCGTGGTCATCGCGTCGAGGTGCCCCAACGGCCGCGTAAACCTCATGCCGGCCTCCTGGAACACCCCCGTCTCGGAGGAGCCCCCCACAGTCGCCGTGGCCGTGGAGAGGGAGGCGTATACACACCAGTGCCTCCAGCACCACAGATACGCCACCCTCAACGTACTCCCCATAGACGCCGCCGACTTGATATACAAACTCGGCACCGTAAGCGGTAGAGATGTGGACAAGGCGTCGCAGTTCGGGGTAAATCTGGAGCCCTCCACAAAGGTAGACGTGCCGAGGATCGCCGGCGCCCTGGCCGTCTACGAAGTGGAGGTGTACAAGGAGGTGGAGGTGGGCGAGGTGACGCTCTACATCTTCCACGTCTTAGAGACTTGGGCCGCCCCGGGCGCGGCCGACCAGTGGGGCTTCGACTTTAAAAAGGTCAACATCCCCCTCCACGGCGCTGGGAGGGCCTTCTACCGCGTCGACCCCAAGCCCGTCTTCGCCAAGAAGTAGCCTAACCGCCCGCACATACGGCGGAGGCCTCGCGTCGCCCACCAAGACAAACACCACGTCTCTAAACACAGCCCTGGCCTCCCTAACCACAAAAGGATTCACCCTATCGTCCTCCCCGTCGGTCACAACGACGAGCGTGTAGCCCCTCAGCCCCCGCGCCCTTGCGTCGCCAACGGCGGCCTCCACGGCTCTAGTGATGTCGGTGCCGCCGCCGGCAACCACTTTGGTGAGCACATCGACAAGCCTCTCCACATCGCCCACAGGCTCGTACACATCCGCGTCGAAGAAGCGGACAACGACATTCCTAAACCTCCCCAGCGCCGCTATGGCGTACGCGGTCGCCACGGCTATCTTCTCCACCCCCCTCACCGCTCCGTACATAGAGCCCGACTTGTCCACCAGGAGATAGACCCCCCTGTCCCCGCCCCACCTGGCGCGGAGGACGGGCAACTCGGCCGACGCCGCCTTATAGAAGAAGAGGGCGGGGGCCCCCACCGACAGCGCCTTGGCGAACAGCGTGGCTCTCCTAACCCTCTCCAACGAGCCGTGCGACCTCTCCGCCTCGAAGCCAGACGCGCCGCGGCCCTCAAACAAAGCGCCGAGCCTAGGGGCCAGCCGAAGCGCCTTGGCCAGAACCCCGGCGAGCCTCAGCCTCCGGGGGTCAGAGGCGACCGACAGGGCGAGCGCCGCCGGGTCCCCAGACCTGTCCCTCCCCAGCACCTCCCCAAGCTTCTTAAACACGCGGTGGAGCTCCACCACGTCCGCGGGGTCGCCCAGATGCCTCCTGACGTGCCGCATGGCCTCCACCCACGCCTCGCGCCTCCCCCTGCCGAACCACGCGCGTCCCCCGGCGTCGAGGTAGCGCAGATACGCCTCGAAAGCCCTCAAAAGCCTAACCGCCGCCTCCATAGACGCCCTGTGGCTCAGCCTACACACCCGCGCCACCGCCTCGTAGTACGGCGACTTGACGTAGTCAAGAACGAACCTCCTCCACACAGCGCTGGCCGACCTCCCGCCGAAGATAGGCGTTCGGTAGTGAATGTAGTACGCGTCGGCCGCCTCCTCGACACCCACAGACCCAATCCCAGCCGCCCTCAAAACCCTGAAGGCCCTAGCCCTAACAAGCGCGTCCCCATAGTCCACATTCAACAGGAGGCCCACGTTACCTACTACAGCTATAAAAACCTCAGCCCCCCAACACACGACGAAGAGCCACATCGTACCCATCAGCGCCGCCAGGCGCCAAGCAACCGAAACACCCCCAGACGTGGAGAAGACCCCAACACCAGCTACGGACACCAAGTCCTAAACAACATTCGGGGAATATCAACCACTGCGTGTGCATGCGGCTGGACGTGCTACTGCGCTACTCCTTTGCCAACGTCAAGACGCTTGATGGCATTGTCCAATTGGCGATTGCTAGAAACAGCGAATACTGGCTGTACCTTCATCCTAAGCGGGACAAAAGCGAAAAGAGAGTTGGGTGGATTGAGCCTCTGGACTCCATAGGGTTGCTCCGCGCCAAAATGGCACGGGCATATGGCATTAACTACTCAGTGGATCCCTACACACCCGCCAATGACAATGAGATCTTCCACCTGTTCGATTATGCAGCCAACGTCTTATCCTTCATGTCGCTGGACGAAATTATGGCGACGACAGAGCGCGATTTGGTGCATATACACAGGTAGGCTCCGTATCTTGTTGCGGACTGCGTACGGTACCTCTTGAGGCACAAGCGCGTCGACTTTACACTTGGGCGCCACTTCGTGTGGAGGTCCTCGGGGTATTCGTAAATTACTTCTATATTGCCAGATGGCGTCTTAATCATGTGCGCCTTCAGCAACCTCTTTGTAAGCAATCGTCAAAATTATGAGCCTCACTATGTCTAACATCAGCATGAAGAAGTTATAGGGTATGAGTAATAGAACCATGAATATTATATAAAGTAAATATGCTACACGGAATTTGGCAATGGAGGTATGTTTGTACATATTATTTAGAAATAGTATGCTAATAATTATCAATGGGCCATAAATTATAATAAACAATAGGCTTGCTAAATATGCTGATAACTCTGAATATAGATATGATGGTTTTGCCAGTGCTATTATGACTAAGATTACAATAGATAAAATCACAGCTATTATGGGCCACCAAGCCATCCACTTCGCCCACTCAATGCCTAGTTTGTCAAGCGCCATGTAGCCTCTGAACAAGTAGCGGAGGAATATAAGCAGAGCGGCTACTATAAACGAGATTATAAATAACGTAATTGCGACAGCCATTACATTTATGGCTGGCAACATAGCGGTAACTCTGTCGATATTATGAATAGATGTGAAGAGTACACTAACCCAAATAATAACACCAGCAAAAATAGTAGCAATGGCCGCGATGTAGAGAATCAACATGTATAGATGGCCTTTATAGAGTAACTTATTCGCTTCCCGAAATTCTATGGATGTGAGAATTGCCATACTCATATGCTTTGCGCCAGTGATGCGTAGTGGTGGCGGTGGAGGCTTTCTAACGTATGGCTCCTCGCTCTGTGGGCGGTAGCTGGTGTTGCGGGCTTCCCACAAAGGCTCGCGATCTAAAGGCTGTGTCAGTTTGTCGCCGCGCCCCATCCACTCAACTGTGCGTGGGCGCACTAGGGGTACAATATTTGGAAAAATGTCGTACAGTATCCAGAGAACTTCTCCTCTGATGTTGTGGAGATACGCTTATACCTCTTATACCTGTCGATGCCAGCCTCGTCCAGCGCCTTGGGGATGTATTCCTCCGCCGCGGATATGCCATCGCAACCATTTCTACCCCCTCCTCAATAAATTTTTGAATGACCATAGATGTCCTGCTTATAAACTGCCAGTCATCTAGCTTATAATAGGCCGCAATCACATCTTCCAACGCAATTAGTGCCTCGGGAAAGCATTCTTTAGGCAGGGATATAGTCTTCGTTTCAAAAGGCTGTATTGATGCGGCGTATTCTGTATCTGTGACCATCCTTTTCAACTCTCTCGGGGATTTTAGATTTAGATCAATTAAGTTGGGAAATATTTCACGTAATACGCTCACTACCTCGCTTCTTAAGCCGTGAAGATACGCCCTATATTTCTTGTGCCTATCTACTCCAGCCTTTTCCAAAGCACTAATTATGTATTGCCTCGCCATCGCGGCGCCATCATAGCCGCATTGCCTACTCCCTTCAATAAAAATCGAAATTATCAGCGCGATGCGGGCTACCAATTGCCAATCTTCAAGAAGTTTCAATGATGAAACAAGATAATTAAGCTCGGCCAAAGCTCTGCTAAAACACTTTTCCACTTTTAACTTTTAAGTGCGTTTAAATAAAGTTAGCACCATGGCTGGAAGCGTTGTGCATAGTGATAGCTTGCATGTGAGTTGAACCACGAGTAGATTACGAATAAAGCGCACATCTTTTCCACGTTTTCAGCGCAGTTCACAAGTCTGGGCGCCTTATGTTAACGGCGCCGTCGACTGATCAACGCATCCAAGAGAGTAGAAAGGTGCGGGGGGTGGGATTTGAACCCACGCAGGCCTACGCCACAGGGACCTGAACCCTGCCCCTTTGACCTGGCTCGGGCACCCCCGCCCAAGGCTCAGTGAATACGGGATTTAAAGTTTTACTGCCTGTGGCGGCGCCTTAGCGTAGCCACTCGTTGCCGGTGGCTTTGTGAAGATGTTAAACTTTTAAAATGAGTTGTAAATAGGATCTAGCCGCCGTAGCTCAGCCTGGAAGAGCGCTCTGGGGCTGAGCCCCGCGTATGGCTCATAACCGGGTCGTCCCGCCGAGCCCCC
It includes:
- a CDS encoding metal-sulfur cluster assembly factor, whose translation is MEDEKIVFETNLPPDRAKKVVEILREVFDPEIPINVYDLGLIRKVVLENGVLKVVMTLTAVGCPVAGNLAQEVGYVIQSAVPEAQDVEVEIDFERPWDPTQMTPRGREMFKAIYGYDIVEQYLAAQQA
- a CDS encoding sulfurtransferase TusA family protein; protein product: MEVIDVSGQQCPDPLKTVASALANAPAGARYRIVTDDYVCYMMLRRLMALNDVKILEAEEGGPYVLVVEK
- a CDS encoding DNA-binding protein, which gives rise to MVNIPESVLAEVFSENTLAWITEGLASGKMALFTETEDLVTYARRVVSLSRALPMRGVDLPEAVCLAAGARFGYTVLTENGGAAMAPSFIQELSGVRVMRAVDVLHALAQRGVISLREEIERYQAETGHRFAKRDLRRLGVE
- a CDS encoding flavin reductase family protein — its product is MYGGKFYRLLHPRPTVVIASRCPNGRVNLMPASWNTPVSEEPPTVAVAVEREAYTHQCLQHHRYATLNVLPIDAADLIYKLGTVSGRDVDKASQFGVNLEPSTKVDVPRIAGALAVYEVEVYKEVEVGEVTLYIFHVLETWAAPGAADQWGFDFKKVNIPLHGAGRAFYRVDPKPVFAKK